The DNA sequence CCCTGATCCATCGCGATCGGGCTGATCAATTCGCCCGTCACCGTCACATTGTCGCCCGGCATCACCATCTCCACGCCCGCCGCCAACGTCACGATCCCCGTCACGTCCGTCGTCCGGAAGTAGAACTGCGGC is a window from the Nitrospira sp. genome containing:
- the tuf gene encoding elongation factor Tu (EF-Tu; promotes GTP-dependent binding of aminoacyl-tRNA to the A-site of ribosomes during protein biosynthesis; when the tRNA anticodon matches the mRNA codon, GTP hydrolysis results; the inactive EF-Tu-GDP leaves the ribosome and release of GDP is promoted by elongation factor Ts; many prokaryotes have two copies of the gene encoding EF-Tu); amino-acid sequence: PQFYFRTTDVTGIVTLAAGVEMVMPGDNVTVTGELISPIAMDQGLRFAVREGGKTVGSGVVTEILA